The sequence below is a genomic window from Polaribacter vadi.
TCTGTTCTAATGAATTATATTTTGAGCCTAATGTTTTGCATACTTCATACAACTCATCATCATTAAATTTTATAAAATCTGCTTTTTCCATTAAATAAACTAAGACTTCTGATGTATAGTAAGGCTCTCTTAAATTTAAATCGAAGATTTTATATTTTGCAAATTCAATTAATTGGAATAATGTATTTCGAGAAGTTTCATCTCTTGCAACAAGACTTCCAAAAACAAAGGCATCAGCATTTAGAACTAAATTTCTTGCTCCTTCTGTAAATCTTATTTTATCCCATGCCCTTGGATATTTAATGTCATAAGATGCAGAACCTTTTTCATTGAGCATTACATTTACTTTACCAGTTTGGAATTCTTTTTTAATTTGAATATTTTCTGTATCGACTTTATTCTGATTTAAATACTCAATTAATTTTTGACCATATTCATCTTGCCCTATTGCACTTACCATTGCAACCTTATGGTTGAATGAACTTATTCTACTAGCCACGTTTAATGGAGCTCCTCCAATTTTTTTATGCGTAGGAAACACATCCCATAACACTTCACCAAAACATACTATTCTCGCCATAATATTTCTTTAAAAAAAATCCCAGAAGAAGTTAAATTTAACTTCTAATGGGAAAAACTCAAATTAATTACACAAATTATTCTTTTAATTTATTTATTTTTATTTGTTTAATAAAC
It includes:
- a CDS encoding carbohydrate kinase family protein; the encoded protein is MARIVCFGEVLWDVFPTHKKIGGAPLNVASRISSFNHKVAMVSAIGQDEYGQKLIEYLNQNKVDTENIQIKKEFQTGKVNVMLNEKGSASYDIKYPRAWDKIRFTEGARNLVLNADAFVFGSLVARDETSRNTLFQLIEFAKYKIFDLNLREPYYTSEVLVYLMEKADFIKFNDDELYEVCKTLGSKYNSLEQNIKFIAEKTNTKHVCVTKGPRGAVLLYDNKFFYNSGFQIKVIDTVGAGDSFLGSLTSKLLNKENPQKAIDFSCAVGALVAQSEGANPKIAKEHIEQFLNPYDKS